From Arachis stenosperma cultivar V10309 chromosome 2, arast.V10309.gnm1.PFL2, whole genome shotgun sequence, one genomic window encodes:
- the LOC130961102 gene encoding DExH-box ATP-dependent RNA helicase DExH12-like encodes MSHLGGGAEAHARFKQYEYRANSSLVLTTDSRPRETHEPTGEPESLWGKIDPRSFGDRAYRGRPAELDEKLEKAKQKKKKERDPLTEPLPRQGKRRRLQEESVLTATEEGVYQPKTKETRAAYEAMLSVIQQQLGGQPLSIVSGAADEILAVLKNDAVKNPDKKKEIEKLLNPIPNQVFDQLVSIGKLITDFQEGSDAANGTSAMDGDDGLDDDVGVAVEFEENEDDDDESDLDQVQEEEEDEDDVAEPNGSGGMQMGGGIDDEDMEDANEGMSLNVQDIDAYWLQRKISQAFEQQIDPQQCQKLAEEVLKILAEGDDREVENKLLIHLEFDKFSLIKFLLRNRLKIVWCTKLARAQDQEEREKIEEEMKGTDLQPILEQLHATRASAKERQKNLEKSIREEARRLRDDTGGEGNTDRERSRRGLADRDAESGWLKGQRQMIDLDNLAFAQGGLFMAKKKCDLPDGSYRHLSKGYEEIHVPALKAKPLKENEKLVKISSMPDWAQPAFKGMTQLNRVQSQVYETALFKPDNLLLCAPTGAGKTNVAVLTILRQIALHRNPNDGSIDHSAYKIVYVAPMKALVAEVVGNLSNRLQSYDVKVRELSGDQSLTRQQIEETQIIVTTPEKWDIITRKSGDRTYTQLVKLVIIDEIHLLHDNRGPVLESIVARTVRQIEATEEHIRLVGLSATLPNYEDVALFLRVKLDKGLFYFDNSYRPVPLSQQYVGITVKKPLQRFQLMNDICYEKVMAVAGKHQVLIFVHSRKETAKTAKAIRDTALAKDTLARFLKEDSASREILHTHTDLVKSNDLKDLLPYGFAIHHAGMNRTDRQLVEDLFADGHVQVLVSTATLAWGVNLPAHTVIIKGTQIYSPEKGAWTELSPLDVMQMLGRAGRPQYDSYGEGIIVTGHSELQYYLSLMNQQLPIESQFVSKLADQLNAEIVLGTVQNAREACHWLGYTYLYVRMVRNPSLYGLEPDALTRDVLLEERRADLIHTAATILDRNNLVKYDRKTGYFQVTDLGRIASYYYITHGTISTYNEHLKPTMGDIELCRLFSLSEEFKYVTVRQDEKMELAKLLDRVPIPIKESLEEPSAKINVLLQAYISQLKLEGLSLTSDMVFITQSAGRLLRALFEIVLKRGWAQLAEKALNLCKMVTKRMWSVQTPLRQFNGIPSDVLTKLEKKDLAWERYYDLSSQEIGELIRAPKMGRMLHKYIHQFPKLNLAAHVQPITRTVLRVELTITPDFAWDDRIHGYVEPFWVIVEDNDGEYILHHENFMLKKQFIDEDHTLNFTVPIYEPLPPQYFIHVVSDRWLGSQTVLPVSFRHLILPEKYPPPTELLDLQPLPVTALRNPSYEALYQDFKHFNPVQTQVFTVLYNSDDNVLVAAPTGSGKTICAEFAILRNHQKGPDSVMRVVYIAPIEALAKERYRDWERKFGGGLKLKVVQLTGETAADLKLLEKGQIIISTPEKWDALSRRWKQRKHVQQVSLFIIDELHLIGGQGGPVLEVIVSRMRYIASQVENKIRIVALSTSLANAKDLGEWIGATSHGLFNFPPGVRPVPLEIHIQGVDIANFEARMQAMTKPTYTAIVQHAKNAKPALVFVPTRKHVQLTAVDLITYSSADGAEKPFLLRSKEELEPFLDKISDAMLKETLQGGVGYLHEGLNNLDYDIVTQLFEAGWIQVCVLSSSMCWGVTLSAHLVVVMGTQYYDGRENAQSDYPVTDLLQMMGHASRPLVDNSGKCVILCHAPRKEYYKKFLYEAFPVESHLHHFLHDNLNAEIVAGVIENKQDAVDYLTWTFMYRRLTQNPNYYNLQGVSHRHLSDHLSELVENTLSDLEASKCVLIEDDMDLSPLNLGMIASYYYISYTTIERFSSSLTSKTKMKGLLEVLSSASEYAQLPIRPGEEEVVRRLINHQRFSFENPRVTDPHVKANALLQAHFSRQFVGGNLALDQREVLLCANRLLQSMVDVISSNGWLSLALLAMEVSQMVTQGMWERDSMLLQLPHFTKDLAKKCQENPGKSIETVFDLLEMDDDERRELLGMSDSQLFDIARFCNRFPNIDLSYEVIDSDDVRAGEDVTIQVALERDQAEVGPVDAPRYPKSKEEGWWLVVGDTKNNLLLAIKRVSLQRKLKAKLEFAAPADAGKKSYTLYFMCDSYLGCDQEYAFSIDVKPAGAADLDSSRE; translated from the exons ATGTCGCACCTTGGTGGTGGTGCGGAGGCACACGCACGGTTCAAGCAGTATGAGTACCGTGCCAACTCGAGCTTGGTCCTCACCACCGACTCGCGTCCCCGGGAAACCCACGAGCCCACTGGTGAACCCGAGTCACTGTGGGGGAAGATCGACCCGAGGAGCTTTGGTGACCGGGCCTACCGTGGCAGGCCCGCCGAGCTGGATGAGAAACTTGAGAAGGCTaagcagaagaagaaaaaggagcGTGACCCTTTGACCGAGCCCCTGCCTCGACAGGGCAAGCGCCGCCGCCTCCAGGAAGAGAGTGTCCTCACTGCCACGGAGGAAGGCGTGTATCAGCCCAAGACCAAAGAGACTAGGGCTGCCTATGAGGCCATGCTGAGTGTCATTCAACAGCAGCTTGGCGGGCAGCCGCTCAGCATTGTTAGCGGTGCGGCTGATGAGATTCTTGCAGTGCTCAAGAATGATGCTGTTAAGAATCCGGACAAGAAGAAGGAAATTGAGAAGCTTTTGAATCCTATTCCTAATCAAGTATTTGACCAGCTGGTTTCTATTGGGAAGCTTATTACAGACTTTCAGGAGGGGTCTGATGCTGCCAATGGTACCTCGGCTATGGATGGCGATGATGGCCTTGATGATGATGTTGGTGTGGCAGTGGAATTTGAGGAGAATGAGGATGACGATGATGAGAGTGATCTTGATCAGGTgcaagaggaggaagaggatgaGGATGATGTTGCCGAACCGAATGGATCAGGTGGTATGCAAATGGGTGGTGGTATTGACGATGAAGATATGGAGGATGCAAATGAGGGAATGAGTCTCAATGTACAGGATATAGATGCCTATTGGCTGCAGAGGAAGATTTCACAGGCATTTGAGCAGCAGATTGATCCACAGCAGTGCCAGAAACTCGCTGAAGAGGTTCTAAAGATTCTGGCTGAAGGTGATGACAGAGAAGTTGAGAACAAGCTGTTGATCCATCTTGAGTTTGATAAGTTCAGTCTCATTAAGTTCCTTTTAAGGAACAGACTGAAGATAGTGTGGTGTACCAAGTTGGCAAGGGCACAGGACCAGGAGGAAAGAGAGAAGATTGAGGAGGAAATGAAGGGGACAGATTTGCAGCCTATTTTGGAACAGTTGCACGCAACAAGGGCCTCTGCGAAGGAGAGGCAGAAGAACTTGGAGAAGAGTATAAGGGAAGAGGCACGTCGGTTGAGGGACGATACTGGTGGTGAGGGGAACACGGACAGGGAGAGGAGCAGGAGGGGGCTTGCTGATAGAGATGCAGAGAGTGGATGGTTGAAAGGTCAGCGTCAGATGATTGATCTAGATAACCTTGCTTTTGCTCAAGGTGGTTTGTTTATGGCAAAAAAGAAGTGTGACCTTCCAGATGGGTCTTATAGGCATCTCAGCAAGGGTTATGAAGAAATTCATGTGCCAGCTTTGAAGGCTAAACCACTTAAGGAGAATGAGAAGCTTGTTAAGATATCTTCTATGCCTGACTGGGCACAACCAGCCTTTAAAGGAATGACACAGTTGAATAGGGTTCAGAGCCAGGTTTACGAGACTGCTCTTTTCAAGCCTGACAATCTTCTTCTTTGTGCTCCAACTGGGGCTGGTAAAACTAATGTGGCGGTCCTCACAATTCTCCGGCAGATTGCCCTGCATAGAAATCCAAATGATGGTTCAATTGATCATAGTGCATACAAAATTGTTTATGTTGCACCTATGAAAGCCCTTGTAGCTGAGGTTGTTGGGAATTTATCCAATCGGCTGCAGAGTTATGATGTTAAAGTTAGGGAGCTCAGTGGAGATCAATCGCTAACCCGACAACAGATAGAGGAGACTCAAATTATTGTAACAACACCTGAGAAGTGGGATATTATCACTCGGAAGTCAGGAGATCGCACTTACACACAGCTTGTGAAACTAGTTATCATTGATGAGATCCATCTTCTTCATGATAATAGAGGTCCTGTTCTTGAAAGCATTGTTGCTAGAACAGTGAGGCAGATTGAAGCCACAGAAGAGCATATTCGGTTGGTGGGTTTGTCTGCTACCCTTCCTAATTATGAAGATGTGGCACTATTCTTACGAGTTAAACTGGATAAGGGGTTGTTCTATTTTGATAATAGTTATAGGCCTGTTCCCCTTTCTCAACAGTATGTTGGAATCACAGTAAAGAAGCCACTTCAGAGGTTCCAGTTGATGAATGATATTTGCTATGAGAAAGTTATGGCTGTGGCAGGAAAACATCAAGTTCTTATATTTGTACATTCAAGGAAAGAAACTGCTAAAACAGCTAAAGCCATCAGAGATACTGCTCTTGCAAAAGATACTCTTGCTAGATTCCTTAAAGAAGATAGTGCAAGTCGGGAGATTCTTCATACTCATACGGACCTTGTGAAGAGCAATGATCTTAAGGATCTTCTGCCATACGGTTTTGCAATTCATCATGCCGGTATGAACAGGACAGATCGTCAGCTTGTTGAGGATCTCTTTGCTGATGGGCATGTGCAAGTTTTGGTATCCACCGCAACCCTTGCCTGGGGTGTGAATCTTCCAGCTCACACGGTGATAATTAAGGGAACACAGATTTACAGTCCGGAGAAGGGAGCATGGACTGAACTGAGCCCTCTTGATGTGATGCAGATGCTGGGTCGTGCTGGAAGGCCCCAGTATGACTCGTATGGTGAAGGAATAATTGTTACTGGCCACAGTGAGTTGCAGTATTACCTCTCACTTATGAATCAGCAACTTCCTATTGAGAGCCAGTTTGTGTCCAAGTTGGCTGATCAGCTGAATGCAGAAATTGTACTTGGTACTGTCCAAAATGCTAGAGAAGCCTGTCATTGGCTTGGATATACTTACTTGTATGTCCGCATGGTGCGGAATCCTTCACTTTATGGTTTAGAACCTGATGCGCTGACAAGAGATGTATTATTGGAGGAAAGAAGAGCTGATTTG ATTCATACAGCTGCAACCATCTTGGATAGGAATAATTTGGTGAAGTATGACAGGAAGACTGGGTATTTTCAGGTCACTGATTTGGGTCGCATTGCGAGTTACTACTACATAACACATGGAACCATCTCCACATATAACGAGCATTTGAAGCCTACGATGGGAGACATAGAGCTATGCCGATTGTTCTCACTGAGTGAAGAATTCAAGTATGTGACGGTACGGCAGGATGAGAAGATGGAGCTAGCAAAGCTTTTGGACCGTGTTCCCATTCCCATCAAGGAGAGTTTGGAAGAGCCAAGTGCGAAAATCAATGTTTTGCTTCAAGCATACATTTCACAGTTAAAGCTTGAAGGGCTTTCACTAACATCTGATATGGTTTTCATAACTCAG AGTGCTGGACGCCTTTTGCGGGCTCTTTTTGAGATTGTATTGAAACGTGGATGGGCACAGTTGGCTGAAAAGGCTCTGAACTTGTGCAAGATGGTGACCAAGAGGATGTGGAGTGTCCAAACACCCCTTCGTCAGTTCAATGGTATCCCTAGTGATGTATTAACGAAGTTGGAGAAGAAAGATTTGGCTTGGGAGAGGTATTATGACCTATCATCACAAGAGATAGGTGAACTCATTCGTGCTCCAAAGATGGGAAGGATGCTTCATAAATATATCCATCAGTTTCCAAAACTGAACCTTGCAGCTCATGTGCAGCCTATTACTCGGACAGTTCTGAGGGTTGAACTCACGATAACTCCGGATTTTGCATGGGATGACAGAATTCATGGTTATGTTGAGCCTTTTTGGGTGATTGTTGAGGACAATGATGGGGAATATATCCTTCATCATGAGAATTTTATGCTGAAAAAGCAGTTTATTGATGAGGATCATACGCTGAATTTCACAGTTCCAATCTACGAACCTCTTCCTCCTCAATACTTCATCCATGTTGTTTCAGATAGATGGCTTGGATCACAAACTGTTCTACCTGTTTCCTTCAGGCACCTTATCTTACCTGAAAAGTACCCTCCCCCAACTGAACTCTTGGACCTGCAACCACTGCCTGTGACTGCATTGAGAAATCCATCGTATGAAGCACTTTATCAGGATTTCAAGCATTTCAATCCTGTCCAGACCCAAGTATTTACAGTTCTGTATAATTCTGATGACAATGTATTAGTTGCTGCACCGACAGGAAGTGGCAAGACCATCTGTGCAGAATTCGCTATTTTGAGGAATCATCAAAAAGGGCCTGATAGTGTCATGCGTGTTGTTTATATTGCACCTATTGAAGCACTGGCCAAGGAACGGTATCGTGATTGGGAGAGGAAATTTGGAGGTGGTCTTAAATTGAAGGTGGTTCAATTGACTGGAGAAACAGCAGCTGACTTGAAGCTACTTGAGAAAGGTCAGATTATCATTAGCACCCCAGAGAAGTGGGATGCTTTATCCCGCCGCTGGAAACAAAGGAAACATGTGCAGCAGGTTAGCCTTTTCATCATTGATGAACTCCACTTAATTGGAGGTCAAGGTGGTCCTGTTTTAGAAGTCATTGTTTCGAGGATGAGATATATTGCTAGTCAGGTTGAAAACAAGATTCGTATTGTGGCCTTGTCTACCTCTCTTGCAAATGCCAAGGATCTAGGAGAATGGATTGGAGCTACTTCCCATGGTCTCTTCAATTTTCCCCCCGGCGTTCGTCCTGTACCTTTGGAAATACACATTCAAGGTGTAGACATTGCTAATTTTGAGGCAAGGATGCAAGCAATGACAAAACCAACTTATACTGCAATTGTTCAGCACGCCAAGAATGCAAAACCTGCTCTTGTATTTGTGCCTACAAGGAAGCATGTGCAGCTGACAGCTGTGGATCTGATTACATACTCGAGTGCAGACGGTGCAGAGAAGCCATTCTTATTGCGGTCCAAAGAAGAGCTTGAACCTTTTCTTGACAAGATTAGTGATGCAATGTTGAAAGAAACTTTACAAGGCGGAGTGGGATACTTGCATGAGGGCTTAAACAATCTGGATTATGATATTGTGACCCAACTGTTTGAAGCTGGCTGGATTCAGGTGTGTGTTTTGAGTAGTTCTATGTGTTGGGGAGTGACATTGTCGGCTCACTTGGTAGTTGTGATGGGTACACAGTATTACGATGGGCGTGAAAATGCACAGTCAGATTACCCTGTTACTGATCTTCTGCAGATGATGGGTCATGCCAGCCGGCCTTTGGTAGATAATTCTGGGAAATGTGTCATCTTGTGTCATGCACCCCGGAAAGAATACTAcaagaaatttttatatgaAGCTTTCCCTGTTGAGAGCCACCTTCATCACTTCTTGCATGATAACCTGAATGCTGAAATTGTTGCTGGGGTTATTGAGAATAAGCAAGATGCTGTAGATTATCTCACATGGACATTCATGTACAGGCGTCTCACACAAAATCCCAACTATTACAATCTACAAGGAGTTAGTCACAGACATCTTTCTGATCACCTTTCAGAGCTTGTGGAAAATACATTAAGTGATTTGGAAGCGAGCAAGTGTGTTCTCATCGAGGATGACATGGATCTTTCTCCACTCAATCTTGGTATGATTGCTTCATATTATTACATCAGTTACACAACAATTGAGCGGTTCTCGTCATCATTGACTTCAAAGACAAAAATGAAGGGTCTTTTGGAGGTTCTGTCTTCAGCTTCTGAGTATGCTCAGCTTCCAATACGACCCGGGGAGGAAGAGGTGGTTCGCAGATTAATTAATCACCAAAGGTTTTCCTTTGAAAACCCGAGAGTCACAGACCCACATGTTAAAGCTAATGCTTTGCTGCAGGCCCACTTCTCAAGGCAATTTGTCGGGGGAAATCTTGCACTGGACCAGAGGGAGGTTCTTCTTTGTGCAAATAGATTGCTTCAGTCAATGGTAGATGTAATATCAAGTAATGGTTGGCTAAGTTTGGCTCTTCTGGCCATGGAAGTTAGTCAAATGGTTACTCAAGGAATGTGGGAACGTGACTCCATGCTATTACAACTTCCTCACTTTACTAAGGATCTGGCTAAGAAATGCCAGGAGAACCCAGGGAAGAGTATAGAAACTGTGTTTGATTTATTAGAGATGGACGATGATGAAAGGCGGGAGTTGTTGGGCATGTCAGATTCCCAGTTGTTTGATATTGCCAGATTTTGTAATCGTTTCCCCAATATTGATTTGTCATATGAGGTGATAGACAGTGACGACGTGCGGGCTGGGGAAGATGTCACAATACAAGTCGCTCTCGAACGGGATCAGGCAGAAGTAGGACCTGTTGATGCTCCCAGGTATCCAAAATCCAAGGAGGAGGGATGGTGGCTTGTTGTTGGTGACACCAAAAACAACTTGTTGCTTGCCATTAAACGGGTTTCGCTTCAGCGGAAGCTAAAAGCCAAACTGGAGTTTGCTGCTCCTGCTGATGCTGGAAAGAAATCCTATACCCTTTACTTCATGTGCGATTCATACCTGGGCTGTGATCAGGAGTATGCTTTTTCCATTGATGTCAAACCAGCAGGGGCTGCTGATTTAGATAGCAGTAGAGAATGA
- the LOC130962320 gene encoding nuclear pore complex protein NUP35 isoform X1 has protein sequence MSTTVHKTPKSGRQTLFFQDLASPVSARRGKFSSPGQAAAVSALWRENFGGSDLPPPPVFTLEDRSDFSPESGLPDYQISPESKSNIRTPVQASNREFSTPLKSKSEASTSYVLRGVQQSQQSSPGLSWWSPTTAKSAGEQDEKGRSSPVEGVVQPGALITLPPQLEVARPEVQRNSLPAGNLNEEEWVTVYGSSCRFSPGDTNLVLREFEKCGEILKHVPGPRDANWMHILYQNRSDSQKALNKNGVQLNGVLIVGVKPLDPMQRQALDERLNHQGFMPLPLPSARNSESSTLKAPSRPYYLQNGNSSARQTGGAIASPTKSLVSKIMDLMFGV, from the exons ATGAGCACCACAGTGCACAAAACTCCAAAGTCTGGTAGACAGACTTTGTTTTTCCAGGATTTAGCTTCGCCCGTTTCTGCCAGGAGAGGAAAGTTTTCAAGTCCGGGACAGGCAGCTGCAGTATCTGCTCTGTGGCGTGAGAATTTTGGTGGTTCGGACCTTCCACCTCCTCCTGTTTTCACCTTGGAAGACAGGTCAGATTTTTCTCCTGAATCAGGCTTACCGGATTACCAAATATCTCCGGAGTCTAAATCCAATATTAGGACTCCAGTTCAAGCTTCAAATAGAGAATTTTCAACTCCATTGAAAAGCAAATCCGAGGCTAGCACATCTTATGTGTTAAGAGGGGTGCAACAAAGCCAGCAGAGCTCACCAGGGTTGAGTTGGTGGTCACCCACAACTGCAAAGAGTGCCGGAGAACAAGATGAAAAGGGAAGGAGTTCACCAGTTGAGGGTGTGGTTCAGCCTGGTGCTCTTATAACTCTCCCTCCGCAGCTGGAAGTAGCAAGGCCAGAGGTTCAACGGAATTCTTTGCCAGCTGGGAATCTCAATGAGGAAGAGTGGGTGACTGTTTATGG TTCCTCCTGCAGATTTTCTCCAGGTGATACTAATTTGGTTTTAAGGGAGTTTGAAAAATGTGGTgaaattttgaaacatgttCCTGGTCCTAGAGATGCTAATTGGATGCATATTTTATATCAG AATCGTTCTGATTCCCAGAAAGCCCTTAACAAGAATGGAGTGCAGCTCAATGGAGTCCTAATAGTTGGTGTGAAACCCTTGGATCCCATGCAACGTCAAGCATTGGATGAACGGCTTAACCATCAGGGATTTATGCCCTTACCTCTACCGTCTGCTAGAAATTCAGAGTCAAGTACGCTGAAAGCTCCCTCTCGACCCTACTATCTGCAGAATGGCAACTCAAGTGCCCGGCAAACTGGAGGAGCCATTGCTTCTCCAACAAAATCATTGGTGTCCAAGATCATGGATTTGATGTTTGGAGTCTAG
- the LOC130962320 gene encoding nuclear pore complex protein NUP35 isoform X2, whose product MSTTVHKTPKSGRQTLFFQDLASPVSARRGKFSSPGQAAAVSALWRENFGGSDLPPPPVFTLEDRSDFSPESGLPDYQISPESKSNIRTPVQASNREFSTPLKSKSEASTSYVLRGVQQSQQSSPGLSWWSPTTAKSAGEQDEKGRSSPVEGVVQPGALITLPPQLEVARPEVQRNSLPAGNLNEEEWVTVYGFSPGDTNLVLREFEKCGEILKHVPGPRDANWMHILYQNRSDSQKALNKNGVQLNGVLIVGVKPLDPMQRQALDERLNHQGFMPLPLPSARNSESSTLKAPSRPYYLQNGNSSARQTGGAIASPTKSLVSKIMDLMFGV is encoded by the exons ATGAGCACCACAGTGCACAAAACTCCAAAGTCTGGTAGACAGACTTTGTTTTTCCAGGATTTAGCTTCGCCCGTTTCTGCCAGGAGAGGAAAGTTTTCAAGTCCGGGACAGGCAGCTGCAGTATCTGCTCTGTGGCGTGAGAATTTTGGTGGTTCGGACCTTCCACCTCCTCCTGTTTTCACCTTGGAAGACAGGTCAGATTTTTCTCCTGAATCAGGCTTACCGGATTACCAAATATCTCCGGAGTCTAAATCCAATATTAGGACTCCAGTTCAAGCTTCAAATAGAGAATTTTCAACTCCATTGAAAAGCAAATCCGAGGCTAGCACATCTTATGTGTTAAGAGGGGTGCAACAAAGCCAGCAGAGCTCACCAGGGTTGAGTTGGTGGTCACCCACAACTGCAAAGAGTGCCGGAGAACAAGATGAAAAGGGAAGGAGTTCACCAGTTGAGGGTGTGGTTCAGCCTGGTGCTCTTATAACTCTCCCTCCGCAGCTGGAAGTAGCAAGGCCAGAGGTTCAACGGAATTCTTTGCCAGCTGGGAATCTCAATGAGGAAGAGTGGGTGACTGTTTATGG ATTTTCTCCAGGTGATACTAATTTGGTTTTAAGGGAGTTTGAAAAATGTGGTgaaattttgaaacatgttCCTGGTCCTAGAGATGCTAATTGGATGCATATTTTATATCAG AATCGTTCTGATTCCCAGAAAGCCCTTAACAAGAATGGAGTGCAGCTCAATGGAGTCCTAATAGTTGGTGTGAAACCCTTGGATCCCATGCAACGTCAAGCATTGGATGAACGGCTTAACCATCAGGGATTTATGCCCTTACCTCTACCGTCTGCTAGAAATTCAGAGTCAAGTACGCTGAAAGCTCCCTCTCGACCCTACTATCTGCAGAATGGCAACTCAAGTGCCCGGCAAACTGGAGGAGCCATTGCTTCTCCAACAAAATCATTGGTGTCCAAGATCATGGATTTGATGTTTGGAGTCTAG